One Bosea sp. 685 DNA segment encodes these proteins:
- a CDS encoding SDR family oxidoreductase — protein sequence MTRLNGKTAVITGGATGIGLAAAKRFIEEGAFVFIYGRRQDALDAAVAELGPNARAVKGSVADEADLDRLYAAVKAERGSLDIVFANAGAGSPLALGQITAEHIDEAFDTNVKGTIFTVQKALPLMGPGGSIILTGSSAGTTGAPGFTAYSASKAAVRNLARSWAEELKGTGIRVNVLSPGATATELAKAALGEEGQKAYGAMTPLQRMADPAEIGAAAAFLASSDSSFMTASEVAVDGGLAQL from the coding sequence ATGACCAGATTGAATGGAAAGACCGCCGTCATTACAGGCGGCGCCACCGGCATCGGCCTGGCTGCAGCAAAGCGTTTCATCGAGGAGGGCGCCTTCGTCTTCATCTATGGCCGCCGGCAGGACGCGCTCGATGCGGCGGTGGCCGAGCTTGGACCCAATGCCCGCGCGGTGAAGGGCTCGGTCGCCGATGAGGCCGACCTCGACCGGCTCTACGCGGCGGTGAAGGCCGAGCGCGGAAGCCTCGACATCGTCTTCGCCAATGCCGGTGCGGGAAGCCCGCTTGCGCTCGGCCAGATCACCGCCGAGCACATTGACGAAGCCTTCGACACCAATGTGAAGGGTACGATCTTCACGGTCCAGAAGGCGTTGCCGCTGATGGGCCCGGGCGGTTCGATCATCCTGACCGGATCGAGCGCCGGCACCACGGGCGCCCCGGGATTCACGGCCTACAGCGCCAGCAAGGCCGCCGTGCGCAACCTCGCGCGGAGCTGGGCGGAGGAGCTGAAGGGCACCGGCATCCGGGTCAACGTGCTGTCACCCGGCGCGACGGCGACCGAACTCGCGAAGGCGGCGTTGGGCGAGGAGGGCCAGAAGGCCTACGGCGCGATGACTCCGCTCCAGCGCATGGCCGATCCGGCCGAAATCGGGGCGGCGGCAGCCTTTCTGGCCTCGTCGGACAGCAGCTTCATGACCGCCAGCGAGGTCGCCGTCGACGGCGGCCTGGCACAACTCTGA
- a CDS encoding nuclear transport factor 2 family protein translates to MSIEKNIQTVKDFFAAIGRGDRAALLALVTEDIEWIIPGKDWPLAGTRHGHAGLADLLETAAKSMETSTEPREFVAQGDRVLVVGFARGKIKATNKTFEDDWIFAITVRDGRLTKIREYVDTQALARAAQMDASEPA, encoded by the coding sequence GTGAGCATTGAGAAGAACATCCAGACGGTGAAGGACTTCTTCGCCGCGATCGGCCGCGGCGACAGGGCGGCCCTGCTGGCGCTGGTCACTGAGGACATCGAGTGGATCATTCCAGGCAAGGACTGGCCGCTGGCCGGAACGCGCCACGGACACGCCGGGCTGGCGGATCTGCTCGAGACGGCAGCCAAGTCGATGGAGACGTCGACCGAACCCCGGGAGTTCGTGGCGCAAGGAGATCGGGTCCTCGTCGTCGGCTTCGCGCGGGGAAAGATCAAAGCCACGAACAAGACGTTCGAGGACGACTGGATCTTCGCCATCACGGTCCGGGACGGCAGGCTGACCAAGATCCGGGAATACGTCGACACGCAGGCACTGGCCCGAGCCGCGCAGATGGACGCATCCGAGCCTGCTTAG
- a CDS encoding glucose 1-dehydrogenase, translating to MKKLEGKVAVITGGSSGIGLATAKRFVEEGAHVVITGRREKELKEAAALIKDNVTTVVGDVARLDDLDRLYAVVKKKHGHIDILFANAGAGTIAPLAAATEAHFDQTFDVNVKGLFFTVQKALPLFRDGGSIILTSSVSNVMGLPGFSAYAASKAAVRNFARAWTLELKDRKIRVNSMSPGPIETPALATTTGLTAEQAEQAAAQFASQVPMGRRGQPEEIAATVTFLASDESSYITGVDLAVDGGLAQV from the coding sequence ATGAAAAAACTTGAAGGCAAGGTCGCAGTCATCACCGGCGGCAGCAGCGGGATCGGGTTGGCCACGGCCAAACGTTTCGTCGAAGAAGGCGCTCACGTCGTGATTACCGGGCGACGCGAGAAAGAGCTGAAAGAGGCCGCTGCCCTCATCAAGGACAACGTTACGACGGTCGTCGGCGACGTGGCGCGCCTGGACGATCTGGACCGGCTCTACGCCGTCGTGAAAAAGAAACATGGTCACATCGACATTCTCTTCGCGAATGCGGGCGCAGGGACAATTGCTCCGCTCGCGGCGGCGACCGAGGCTCATTTCGACCAGACCTTCGACGTGAACGTGAAGGGGCTGTTCTTTACCGTGCAGAAAGCCCTTCCCCTCTTCCGGGACGGCGGTTCGATTATCCTGACCTCTTCGGTCTCGAACGTGATGGGGCTACCCGGGTTCAGCGCTTACGCTGCGAGCAAGGCGGCTGTGCGCAACTTCGCGCGCGCTTGGACGCTGGAGCTGAAAGACCGCAAAATCCGGGTGAATTCGATGAGCCCAGGACCGATCGAGACCCCCGCTTTGGCGACAACGACGGGCCTTACAGCTGAGCAAGCCGAGCAGGCGGCCGCCCAATTTGCCTCGCAGGTCCCCATGGGTCGAAGGGGCCAGCCGGAGGAAATCGCGGCGACCGTCACCTTCCTCGCCTCCGATGAAAGTTCCTACATCACTGGCGTGGATCTCGCGGTCGATGGAGGGCTGGCGCAAGTCTGA
- a CDS encoding LysR family transcriptional regulator, whose product MIDWDDVRYFLAVARGGSVRAAAKRLGVNHSTVLRRIAQLEERLGAHLFERLPSGYRLTAAGEEVLELANQMEASSHQLETRIFGRDQSARGLLRVTLPPFLATHLLMPDLADFARLHPDIEMEIVSTGEVANLTSREADVAIRIVTDRKTLPLNLHGLKGPELFSGVYISRDRLAAWRAGAPDPIRWIVIDNHGLPLWAREGEVHTTGVPFRTPDAETQIVAVRQGIGMTKLPCFVGDADPLLVRVPGTDLPMHGTLWLLTQGETRKTERVRLFTEFISRRLAAHAPLLAGLSISRE is encoded by the coding sequence ATGATCGACTGGGATGACGTTCGCTATTTTCTCGCCGTCGCGCGCGGAGGCTCGGTGCGGGCTGCCGCCAAGCGCCTCGGCGTGAACCACTCGACCGTGCTGCGGCGCATCGCCCAGCTCGAGGAGCGCCTCGGGGCGCATCTGTTCGAAAGGCTGCCTTCGGGCTACCGCCTGACGGCAGCGGGCGAGGAGGTCCTCGAACTCGCGAACCAGATGGAAGCGTCGTCGCACCAGCTGGAGACGCGCATCTTCGGTCGCGACCAGAGCGCACGCGGGCTTTTGCGGGTGACGCTGCCACCGTTCCTCGCGACACATCTGCTCATGCCGGATCTCGCCGATTTCGCGCGTCTCCATCCCGACATCGAGATGGAGATCGTGTCGACCGGCGAGGTGGCGAATCTGACCAGCCGAGAGGCCGACGTCGCGATCCGCATTGTCACCGACCGCAAGACCCTGCCGCTCAATCTTCACGGCCTGAAGGGACCGGAGCTGTTCAGCGGCGTCTACATCTCCCGCGATCGACTGGCCGCGTGGCGTGCGGGCGCGCCTGATCCCATCCGGTGGATCGTCATAGACAATCATGGCCTCCCGCTCTGGGCGCGCGAGGGAGAGGTTCACACCACAGGAGTTCCGTTCAGGACCCCCGACGCCGAGACGCAGATCGTCGCAGTGCGGCAAGGGATCGGGATGACGAAACTGCCCTGCTTCGTCGGAGATGCCGATCCGCTGCTGGTGAGGGTGCCGGGCACCGACCTGCCCATGCATGGGACGCTCTGGCTTCTCACGCAGGGCGAGACACGCAAGACGGAGCGCGTCCGGCTCTTCACCGAGTTCATATCCCGCAGGCTCGCCGCGCACGCTCCGCTTCTCGCGGGGCTGTCCATATCGCGCGAGTGA
- a CDS encoding class I SAM-dependent methyltransferase, whose protein sequence is MYDQSKLSELTRFAGIDAGSTVIDVYPGDGDWTRLFSDIVGPEGRVYSFVPAEVAHFKNDPLGHMQALAKEPGRENVEAVSADLIAMPEVTQPADVLWLHLFYHDLHTALMQAKGATAADFNRAVYERLKPGGRYVIVDHAAAAGVGTSDAQSLHRIDPASVRKEVEAAGFVLDAESTLLANKDDPHAIKVFDPSIKSQTDRFAYRFVKP, encoded by the coding sequence ATGTACGACCAATCCAAGCTATCCGAGTTGACCCGCTTCGCCGGCATCGATGCGGGCTCCACCGTGATCGACGTGTATCCAGGTGACGGCGACTGGACCCGCCTCTTCTCCGACATCGTCGGACCGGAGGGGCGAGTCTACAGCTTCGTGCCGGCGGAAGTCGCCCACTTCAAGAACGATCCGCTCGGCCACATGCAGGCGCTTGCGAAAGAGCCGGGCCGAGAGAATGTCGAAGCCGTCTCGGCGGACCTCATAGCGATGCCAGAGGTCACGCAGCCAGCGGATGTCCTGTGGCTGCACCTGTTCTACCACGATCTCCACACCGCGCTGATGCAGGCCAAGGGTGCGACGGCGGCCGATTTCAATCGTGCCGTCTACGAGCGGCTGAAGCCCGGTGGGCGCTACGTCATCGTCGATCACGCGGCTGCTGCAGGCGTGGGCACGAGCGACGCCCAGTCGCTGCATCGGATCGACCCTGCCTCCGTCCGCAAGGAAGTGGAGGCGGCCGGCTTCGTGCTGGACGCGGAAAGCACCCTGCTCGCGAACAAGGACGATCCGCACGCGATCAAGGTGTTCGACCCCTCGATCAAGAGCCAGACCGATCGCTTCGCCTATCGGTTCGTGAAGCCCTGA